A genome region from Anopheles stephensi strain Indian chromosome 2, UCI_ANSTEP_V1.0, whole genome shotgun sequence includes the following:
- the LOC118504320 gene encoding glycerol-3-phosphate acyltransferase 3 isoform X1 — MGGLQAAWSIMSMVTLTPFFAFLFTIVFMASIGKSFGVRRLYVDLLVKIFEFGRQNIESVRKQQFANITKSDAEEEDTPTGDSLSTETIDTGDGTGRANTNGNIPNGGSHRYMNGRDNSSHIANGGNTVISRAESLILSPEVIDDTRSKHAEPHEDGSGAVRDNGEDGDDETKSDGTEGEQEAAGFKLSNCLDYVKSGMEAIIEDQVTSRFLAEELKNWNLLTRTNRQYEFISWRLTVIWMIGFLIRYFILMPMRVLICFIGVVYCVIGFAFVGILPTFRLRRAMNDIVFKHTFRMITRSISGVVRFHNPEYKPKTCGFCVANHTTPIDIAILSTDCTYSLIGQRHGGFLGVLQRALARASPHIWFERAEAKDRILVAKRLKEHVTDPNNPPILIFPEGTCINNTSVMQFKKGSFEVGGVIYPVAIKYDPRFGDAFWNSSRYSMMQYLFLMMTSWAIVCDVWYLPPMERNEGESAIDFANRVKRVIADQGGLVDLVWDGQLKRSKPKKEWKEKQQEKFSKLLKGE, encoded by the exons ATGGGAGGATTGCAGGCGGCTTGGTCCATCATGTCGATGGTGACGCTGACACCGTTCTTCGCCTTCCTGTTTACCATTGTGTTTATGGCATCGATCGGAAAATCGTTCGGTGTGAGGCGCCTCTACGTGGATCTGTTGGTGAAAATCTTCGAG TTCGGTCGACAAAACATCGAATCCGTTCGGAAGCAACAGTTCGCAAACATTACAAAATCAGATGCAGAAGAGGAAGACACACCTACCGGTGATAGTCTTAGCACCGAAACTATCGATACAGGCGATGGCACGGGAAGGGCAAACACAAACGGCAACATCCCGAACGGTGGCAGCCATCGGTATATGAACGGGCGCGACAACTCGTCACACATTGCGAACGGTGGCAATACCGTCATTAGCCGGGCCGAATCGCTTATCCTCTCGCCGGAAGTTATTGATGACACGCGCAGCAAACATGCCGAACCACACGAAGATGGTAGCGGCGCCGTACGGGACAATGGTGAAGATGGTGACGACGAAACCAAATCTGACGGTACGGAGGGTGAACAAGAAGCGGCCGGTTTCAAGCTGTCAAACTGTCTCGACTACGTCAAGTCCGGCATGGAAGCGATCATTGAGGATCAGGTGACGAGCCGATTTTTGGCGGAGGAGCTTAAAAATTGGAACCTGCTGACGCGCACCAACCGGCAGTACGAGTTTATCAGCTGGCGGTTAACGGTGATATGGATGATCGGATTTTTAATACGATACTTCATCCTAATGCCGATGCGGGTGCTTATTTGCTTCATCGGG GTGGTCTACTGTGTGATTGGCTTCGCGTTCGTGGGCATTCTTCCGACGTTCCGGTTGCGCCGTGCCATGAATGACATCGTGTTCAAGCACACGTTCCGTATGATAACGCGCTCAATTTCTGGCGTCGTACGGTTCCACAACCCGGAGTACAAACCGAAAACCTGTGGCTTCTGCGTGGCCAACCATACGACACCGATTGACATTGCGATCCTTTCCACCGATTGCACGTATTCCTTG ATCGGCCAACGTCATGGAGGATTTCTTGGAGTGCTTCAGCGTGCCCTAGCTCGGGCCTCACCACACATCTGGTTCGAGCGGGCGGAAGCGAAAGATCGGATACTGGTTGCAAAGCG GTTAAAGGAGCACGTGACAGATCCGAACAACCCACCGATTCTGATCTTCCCCGAGGGTACTTGTATTAACAACACATCCGTGATGCAGTTCAAAAAGGGTAGCTTTGAAGTTGGTGGCGTCATCTATCCAGTGGCCATCAA ATACGATCCACGGTTTGGTGATGCCTTCTGGAACAGCTCGCGGTACTCGATGATGCAGTATCTCTTCCTTATGATGACCTCATGGGCGATCGTGTGCGATGTCTGGTATCTGCCACCGATGGAACGTAACGAGGGTGAATCGGCGATCGATTTCGCGAACCGTGTTAAGCGTGTCATCGCTGATCAGGGTGGTTTGGTCGATCTCGTCTGGGATGGACAGCTGAAGCGCTCGAAACCAAAGAAAGAGTGGAAGGAAAAGCAGCAGGAGAAATTTAGCAAGCTGCTAAAAGGCGAATGA
- the LOC118504320 gene encoding glycerol-3-phosphate acyltransferase 3 isoform X2, whose translation MGGLQAAWSIMSMVTLTPFFAFLFTIVFMASIGKSFGVRRLYVDLLVKIFEFGRQNIESVRKQQFANITKSDAEEEDTPTGDSLSTETIDTGDGTGRANTNGNIPNGGSHRYMNGRDNSSHIANGGNTVISRAESLILSPEVIDDTRSKHAEPHEDGSGAVRDNGEDGDDETKSDGTEGEQEAAGFKLSNCLDYVKSGMEAIIEDQVTSRFLAEELKNWNLLTRTNRQYEFISWRLTVIWMIGFLIRYFILMPMRVLICFIGVIWLTLCTAVVGCVPEGSIKRAMVKSVLIQCFGFLSSALSSVINYHNIQNRPLNGICVANHTSPIDVLMLMCDNCYSLIGQRHGGFLGVLQRALARASPHIWFERAEAKDRILVAKRLKEHVTDPNNPPILIFPEGTCINNTSVMQFKKGSFEVGGVIYPVAIKYDPRFGDAFWNSSRYSMMQYLFLMMTSWAIVCDVWYLPPMERNEGESAIDFANRVKRVIADQGGLVDLVWDGQLKRSKPKKEWKEKQQEKFSKLLKGE comes from the exons ATGGGAGGATTGCAGGCGGCTTGGTCCATCATGTCGATGGTGACGCTGACACCGTTCTTCGCCTTCCTGTTTACCATTGTGTTTATGGCATCGATCGGAAAATCGTTCGGTGTGAGGCGCCTCTACGTGGATCTGTTGGTGAAAATCTTCGAG TTCGGTCGACAAAACATCGAATCCGTTCGGAAGCAACAGTTCGCAAACATTACAAAATCAGATGCAGAAGAGGAAGACACACCTACCGGTGATAGTCTTAGCACCGAAACTATCGATACAGGCGATGGCACGGGAAGGGCAAACACAAACGGCAACATCCCGAACGGTGGCAGCCATCGGTATATGAACGGGCGCGACAACTCGTCACACATTGCGAACGGTGGCAATACCGTCATTAGCCGGGCCGAATCGCTTATCCTCTCGCCGGAAGTTATTGATGACACGCGCAGCAAACATGCCGAACCACACGAAGATGGTAGCGGCGCCGTACGGGACAATGGTGAAGATGGTGACGACGAAACCAAATCTGACGGTACGGAGGGTGAACAAGAAGCGGCCGGTTTCAAGCTGTCAAACTGTCTCGACTACGTCAAGTCCGGCATGGAAGCGATCATTGAGGATCAGGTGACGAGCCGATTTTTGGCGGAGGAGCTTAAAAATTGGAACCTGCTGACGCGCACCAACCGGCAGTACGAGTTTATCAGCTGGCGGTTAACGGTGATATGGATGATCGGATTTTTAATACGATACTTCATCCTAATGCCGATGCGGGTGCTTATTTGCTTCATCGGG GTCATTTGGTTGACGCTCTGCACCGCCGTGGTTGGCTGCGTGCCGGAAGGTTCCATCAAACGCGCGATGGTGAAGAGTGTGCTGATTCAGTGTTTCGGCTTTCTGTCGAGTGCATTATCATCTGTGATCAATTATCATAACATACAGAATCGTCCATTGAATGGCATCTGCGTGGCAAACCATACCAGTCCCATCGATGTGTTAATGTTAATGTGTGACAATTGTTACTCGCTG ATCGGCCAACGTCATGGAGGATTTCTTGGAGTGCTTCAGCGTGCCCTAGCTCGGGCCTCACCACACATCTGGTTCGAGCGGGCGGAAGCGAAAGATCGGATACTGGTTGCAAAGCG GTTAAAGGAGCACGTGACAGATCCGAACAACCCACCGATTCTGATCTTCCCCGAGGGTACTTGTATTAACAACACATCCGTGATGCAGTTCAAAAAGGGTAGCTTTGAAGTTGGTGGCGTCATCTATCCAGTGGCCATCAA ATACGATCCACGGTTTGGTGATGCCTTCTGGAACAGCTCGCGGTACTCGATGATGCAGTATCTCTTCCTTATGATGACCTCATGGGCGATCGTGTGCGATGTCTGGTATCTGCCACCGATGGAACGTAACGAGGGTGAATCGGCGATCGATTTCGCGAACCGTGTTAAGCGTGTCATCGCTGATCAGGGTGGTTTGGTCGATCTCGTCTGGGATGGACAGCTGAAGCGCTCGAAACCAAAGAAAGAGTGGAAGGAAAAGCAGCAGGAGAAATTTAGCAAGCTGCTAAAAGGCGAATGA